The Ponticoccus alexandrii genome has a segment encoding these proteins:
- a CDS encoding mannose-1-phosphate guanylyltransferase/mannose-6-phosphate isomerase, with protein sequence MTDIIHPLLLCGGSGTRLWPLSRKSYPKQFALQTGGHSLFQASALRLARPAFGAPLLVTGSDYRFVVSEQLAAIDLEAAATIIEPAARNTAPAILAGALILEARHGGQEQLMLVAPSDHVIADAERFRGAVAAAVPVAREGRIVTFGIRPTRPETGYGWLALSQDPGADFAPVAQPLDGFVEKPDLQTAQALVAGGRHLWNAGIFLFTTRTLIAAFENHAPEMLEITREAVAQAEQDLHFTRLAPKPWDRLPDLSIDYAIMEKARNLSVVPYGGDWSDLGSWEAVWREGVRDENGVVTSPGATAINCRETLLRAEDPDQQLVGIGLDNIVAIATPDAVLVAHRDQTQEVKQAVAILKAREVSQAETLPRDYRPWGWFECLGAGQRFQVKRIVVNPGAALSLQSHHHRAEHWIVVEGTARITIDDEVKLVTENQSVYIPLGAVHRMENPGKLPMVLIEVQTGAYLGEDDIVRYEDVYSRGQGAKG encoded by the coding sequence ATGACAGACATCATTCATCCTCTGCTGCTGTGCGGCGGGTCCGGAACCCGTCTGTGGCCGCTGTCGCGCAAGAGCTATCCCAAGCAATTCGCGCTTCAGACCGGCGGCCACAGCCTGTTTCAGGCCTCGGCGCTTCGACTGGCGCGGCCCGCGTTCGGCGCACCGCTTCTGGTGACCGGATCGGATTATCGCTTCGTGGTCAGCGAACAGCTTGCGGCCATCGATCTTGAAGCGGCGGCCACGATCATCGAACCTGCGGCGCGCAACACGGCCCCGGCCATCCTCGCGGGCGCCCTGATCCTCGAGGCGCGGCACGGCGGGCAGGAGCAGCTGATGTTGGTGGCCCCGTCGGACCATGTGATCGCGGATGCCGAGCGCTTCCGCGGCGCGGTGGCGGCGGCGGTTCCGGTGGCCCGCGAGGGGCGGATCGTGACCTTCGGCATCCGCCCGACCCGGCCTGAAACGGGCTATGGCTGGCTGGCTCTGTCGCAAGATCCCGGCGCGGATTTCGCCCCGGTGGCGCAGCCGCTGGACGGGTTCGTGGAAAAGCCCGATCTGCAGACCGCGCAGGCCCTTGTGGCGGGGGGGCGGCACCTGTGGAACGCGGGCATCTTCCTTTTCACCACGCGGACGTTGATCGCCGCCTTCGAGAACCATGCGCCCGAGATGCTCGAGATCACCCGCGAGGCCGTGGCCCAGGCCGAACAGGATCTGCATTTCACGCGCCTCGCGCCGAAGCCATGGGACCGCCTGCCGGACCTGTCCATCGACTACGCGATCATGGAAAAGGCCCGGAACCTCAGCGTTGTGCCCTATGGCGGCGACTGGTCTGACCTTGGCAGCTGGGAAGCGGTCTGGCGTGAAGGCGTGCGGGACGAGAACGGTGTCGTAACCTCGCCCGGCGCGACCGCCATAAATTGCCGCGAGACCCTGCTGCGCGCAGAGGATCCGGACCAGCAGCTGGTGGGGATCGGGCTCGACAACATCGTTGCCATCGCGACGCCGGATGCGGTGCTGGTGGCGCATCGGGATCAGACCCAGGAGGTCAAACAGGCCGTCGCGATCCTCAAGGCGCGGGAGGTGTCGCAGGCCGAGACGCTGCCGCGTGACTACCGCCCCTGGGGGTGGTTCGAATGCCTCGGCGCCGGTCAGCGCTTCCAGGTCAAGCGGATCGTCGTAAACCCCGGCGCGGCGCTGTCCCTGCAAAGCCATCACCACCGCGCCGAACACTGGATCGTGGTGGAAGGCACCGCGCGGATCACCATCGATGATGAGGTGAAGCTGGTGACAGAAAACCAGTCTGTCTACATCCCGCTCGGCGCGGTGCACCGGATGGAGAACCCGGGCAAACTGCCCATGGTTCTGATCGAGGTCCAGACCGGCGCCTATCTTGGAGAGGATGACATCGTCCGCTACGAGGACGTCTATTCGCGCGGACAGGGCGCCAAGGGGTAA
- the rfbC gene encoding dTDP-4-dehydrorhamnose 3,5-epimerase produces MKITKTALDGVLLLEPKRFGDVRGFFAESWNRQTLLAQGIDIDFVQDNHSMSEAAGTLRGLHFQTPPHAQAKLVRCARGALFDVAVDIRAGSPTFGQWVGYDLSFENGLQLLIPEGFLHGFVTRQPDTEIAYKCTAHYAPDCDRAVRFDDPGIGIDWGMTCEPVLSDKDAAAPPLRAIETPFVYGA; encoded by the coding sequence ATGAAGATCACCAAGACGGCGCTGGACGGGGTCCTTCTGCTGGAACCCAAGCGATTTGGCGATGTGCGCGGTTTCTTCGCCGAAAGCTGGAACCGCCAGACCCTTCTGGCGCAGGGCATCGACATAGACTTCGTTCAGGACAACCATTCCATGTCCGAGGCGGCTGGCACGCTGCGGGGGCTGCATTTCCAGACACCGCCCCACGCCCAGGCCAAGCTGGTGCGCTGCGCGCGCGGTGCCCTGTTCGACGTGGCGGTGGATATCCGGGCGGGCAGCCCGACATTCGGCCAATGGGTCGGCTATGACCTGAGTTTCGAGAACGGGCTGCAGTTGCTGATCCCCGAAGGCTTTCTTCACGGCTTTGTCACGCGCCAGCCGGACACGGAAATCGCCTACAAGTGCACTGCGCATTATGCCCCGGACTGTGATCGCGCGGTGCGTTTCGACGATCCCGGGATTGGCATCGACTGGGGCATGACCTGCGAGCCGGTCCTGTCTGACAAGGATGCTGCGGCGCCGCCGCTGCGGGCCATCGAAACCCCCTTCGTCTACGGCGCATAG
- the glf gene encoding UDP-galactopyranose mutase produces the protein MVGAGFSGAVLGRELANAGHRVTVIDTRNHVAGNCHTERDPDTGVMVHVYGPHIFHTDDTAVWEYVQGFGAFEPYRNRVKATARGQVFSLPINLHTINQFYGKTMNPEEARAFIEAQADTSITNPQTFEEQALRFVGPDLYETFFKGYTQKQWGCSPTELPASILKRLPVRFNYDDNYFKHVHQGMPRDGYTTLVERMLDHPAIELRLNTEFTPELGAGYDHVFWSGPLDGYFGYRLGRLGYRTLDFERVIGDGDLQGCAVMNYGDADVAYTRTTEHKHFSPWEEHEASVLYRESARACTPDDIPYYPIRLVEEKALLGEYVSLAESTQGVTFVGRLGTYRYLDMDVTIREALDTAEAFKTALAAGERPAVFARPPLG, from the coding sequence ATGGTAGGTGCCGGCTTTTCCGGTGCGGTGCTCGGGCGTGAACTGGCCAATGCGGGGCACCGCGTCACGGTGATCGACACACGCAACCACGTGGCGGGCAATTGTCACACCGAACGCGACCCGGACACAGGCGTGATGGTGCATGTCTACGGCCCGCACATTTTTCATACAGACGACACGGCCGTCTGGGAGTACGTGCAGGGCTTCGGGGCCTTCGAACCCTATCGCAACCGCGTCAAGGCGACCGCGCGCGGGCAGGTCTTTTCCCTGCCGATCAACCTGCACACGATCAACCAGTTTTACGGCAAGACGATGAACCCCGAGGAGGCCCGCGCCTTCATCGAGGCTCAGGCCGATACCTCGATCACCAACCCGCAGACCTTCGAAGAACAGGCGCTGCGGTTCGTGGGGCCGGACCTCTACGAGACCTTCTTCAAGGGATACACCCAGAAGCAGTGGGGGTGCAGCCCGACAGAACTGCCGGCCTCTATCCTCAAGCGCCTGCCGGTGCGGTTCAACTACGACGACAATTATTTCAAGCACGTGCATCAGGGCATGCCCCGCGACGGCTACACCACCCTGGTGGAGCGGATGCTGGATCATCCCGCGATCGAGCTGCGCCTGAACACGGAGTTCACTCCCGAACTGGGCGCGGGCTACGACCATGTCTTCTGGAGCGGACCGCTTGACGGGTATTTCGGATATCGCCTTGGACGCCTTGGCTACCGGACGCTGGATTTCGAACGGGTCATCGGCGACGGCGACCTGCAGGGCTGCGCGGTGATGAACTACGGCGACGCGGATGTGGCCTACACGCGCACGACAGAGCACAAGCACTTCTCGCCGTGGGAAGAGCACGAGGCCAGTGTGCTGTACCGCGAAAGCGCGCGGGCCTGCACGCCGGACGACATTCCCTACTACCCGATCCGGCTGGTCGAAGAGAAGGCACTGCTTGGCGAATATGTCTCTCTCGCGGAGAGCACGCAGGGCGTCACCTTCGTCGGTCGACTGGGGACCTATCGCTACCTCGACATGGACGTGACCATCCGCGAGGCTCTGGACACGGCAGAGGCGTTCAAGACGGCTCTGGCCGCAGGAGAGCGGCCTGCGGTCTTTGCCAGGCCGCCGCTGGGATGA
- a CDS encoding calcium-binding protein — protein sequence MVKLVYGGRIGTGHDLLDVSLTSLAVLGQGDAARLVAWSPGSAGLAGFALSEGSRARVLDVQLMSGSEAAGGNRALSVIGHAGSEMVVTGTVGTVSLGYAMTDAGSFGARINLAGLPAPSEVSNGVVGLDNGSLYALADDGTLTQYRSGATGYAAADGAVAVDEPVALDTAERGGSDFILAAGRGLGGVAAFRADPATGQLAATGAVGTDTGLGIMTPTAIEVATLLGRTFVVLLSSGDGGMGGAISVMELTGSGSLVPVDHAMDTRETRFGCASALEVVEVAGRVQVIAGGGDDGLSVFDLTPDGRLLHHASIAHDGTNGLDNVVTLKAAALGDEIQLFATAQGADGLRQWSYDVGDLARAQQAGPGGGTLRGGVGDDLLAGGAGADNLVGGAGDDILVGGEGRDSLTGGSGRDIFMLEPGSAPVRITDFTVGQDRIDLSRFRMLYDPERLDHVETSTGATLTWGGQSITVLRHGGGSLTLSELFPNGFDWAQHGFLPSELPEDDSDWEERVPTPTPTPTPTPTPTPTPTPTPTPTPVGITRTGTGGADKLLGDTLDDTLNGAGGNDTIRGNSGDDRIDGGSGDDLLWSGEGDDYAHGSSGNDTINGQDGADTLIGGKNDDSLDGGDGSDELTGGNGADTLVGGAGDDLIFAQAGDDRVSGGDGRDSVHLGIGSDVFTGDGSGSDTVRGLAGHDTIIGGSDGDLLMGHMGHDVIDGGGGNDTIRAGIAHDRISGGAGHDLLDAAPGWDTLDGGAGDDTLIGSLGNDEMTGGSGADTFVFTARSGWDTVTDYEDGIDTLSIIFPGQSFAGLAIAQDGADLTIWYGSGGIVLLDTDQSEISAEDFLFL from the coding sequence ATGGTAAAGCTTGTCTACGGCGGTCGCATCGGCACCGGGCACGACTTGCTGGATGTCAGCCTGACCTCGCTGGCGGTTCTGGGGCAGGGGGACGCGGCGCGGCTGGTGGCCTGGTCCCCGGGCAGCGCGGGGCTTGCGGGGTTCGCCCTGTCCGAGGGGTCGCGGGCGCGGGTCCTCGACGTGCAACTCATGTCGGGATCAGAGGCCGCCGGCGGCAACCGCGCGCTGTCGGTGATCGGCCATGCCGGCTCTGAAATGGTGGTAACGGGCACAGTCGGCACGGTCTCTCTTGGATACGCGATGACAGACGCGGGCAGCTTCGGCGCCCGGATCAACCTTGCAGGGTTGCCGGCCCCGTCGGAGGTGTCGAATGGTGTCGTCGGATTGGACAACGGTTCGCTCTACGCCCTGGCGGACGATGGCACGCTGACACAATACCGGTCCGGGGCAACGGGCTATGCGGCCGCCGACGGCGCCGTCGCGGTCGACGAACCCGTGGCGCTGGACACCGCAGAGCGCGGCGGCAGCGACTTCATCCTCGCCGCGGGACGCGGGCTTGGGGGCGTCGCGGCCTTCCGCGCGGATCCTGCGACCGGCCAGTTGGCGGCGACCGGCGCGGTGGGGACCGATACGGGGCTGGGCATCATGACGCCCACGGCGATCGAGGTCGCGACGCTGCTGGGGCGGACCTTCGTCGTGCTTCTGTCCTCGGGGGATGGTGGTATGGGCGGTGCGATCAGCGTGATGGAGCTGACCGGCTCCGGCAGTCTGGTGCCGGTCGATCACGCGATGGACACCCGCGAAACCCGCTTCGGCTGCGCCAGCGCCCTGGAAGTGGTCGAAGTGGCCGGGCGCGTTCAGGTCATTGCGGGTGGCGGGGACGACGGCCTCAGTGTCTTTGACCTCACGCCGGATGGCCGACTGCTTCATCATGCCAGCATTGCCCACGACGGGACCAACGGGCTGGACAACGTGGTCACGTTGAAGGCCGCCGCACTTGGCGACGAGATCCAGCTGTTTGCTACGGCCCAGGGCGCCGATGGTTTGCGGCAGTGGAGCTACGACGTCGGAGACTTGGCGAGGGCGCAGCAGGCAGGGCCCGGCGGGGGCACCCTGAGGGGCGGCGTCGGTGACGACCTTCTGGCGGGCGGGGCAGGGGCCGACAACCTGGTTGGCGGCGCTGGCGACGATATCCTTGTCGGTGGAGAGGGGCGCGACAGCCTGACCGGCGGCTCCGGGCGCGACATCTTCATGCTGGAACCCGGCTCCGCTCCGGTGCGGATCACGGATTTCACCGTGGGTCAGGATCGGATCGACCTGTCGCGCTTTCGCATGCTCTACGATCCGGAACGGCTTGACCATGTGGAAACATCGACCGGGGCGACCCTGACATGGGGCGGTCAGAGCATTACGGTGCTGCGCCATGGAGGCGGTTCGCTGACCCTGTCCGAGCTTTTCCCGAACGGCTTCGACTGGGCGCAGCACGGCTTCCTGCCCTCGGAACTGCCCGAGGACGATTCCGACTGGGAAGAGCGCGTCCCGACACCCACCCCCACGCCAACCCCTACACCGACGCCCACTCCAACACCGACACCCACGCCGACGCCGACACCGGTCGGGATCACGAGGACCGGCACCGGGGGGGCGGACAAGCTGCTGGGTGACACGCTTGACGACACGCTGAACGGGGCCGGTGGCAACGATACGATCCGGGGCAACTCGGGCGACGACCGCATCGACGGGGGCTCAGGCGACGATCTGCTGTGGTCCGGAGAGGGCGACGACTACGCTCATGGCAGCAGCGGAAACGACACGATCAATGGTCAGGACGGGGCCGATACCCTGATCGGTGGCAAGAACGACGACAGCCTGGATGGCGGCGATGGCAGCGACGAGCTGACCGGCGGCAACGGGGCCGACACGCTTGTTGGCGGGGCAGGGGACGACCTGATCTTCGCGCAGGCCGGGGACGACAGGGTTTCGGGCGGTGACGGTCGCGACTCTGTCCACCTTGGCATCGGCAGTGATGTCTTCACCGGGGACGGGTCGGGCAGCGACACGGTGCGCGGTCTGGCTGGGCACGACACCATCATCGGTGGCAGCGACGGCGACCTGCTCATGGGGCATATGGGGCATGACGTGATCGACGGGGGCGGCGGCAACGATACCATACGGGCGGGCATTGCCCATGACCGGATCAGCGGCGGCGCCGGGCACGACCTGCTCGACGCGGCACCGGGCTGGGATACCCTCGACGGCGGGGCAGGCGACGATACTCTGATCGGCAGCCTCGGCAACGACGAGATGACCGGCGGTTCCGGGGCCGATACCTTCGTCTTCACCGCGCGCAGCGGGTGGGACACGGTGACCGATTACGAAGACGGGATCGACACGCTGTCCATTATCTTCCCGGGCCAGAGCTTTGCGGGGCTGGCCATCGCACAGGACGGTGCGGACCTTACGATCTGGTACGGTTCGGGCGGAATCGTGCTTCTGGACACGGACCAGTCCGAGATTTCGGCGGAGGATTTCCTCTTCCTCTGA
- a CDS encoding ABC transporter ATP-binding protein, whose amino-acid sequence MIVFQNVTKSFMVRGTRKVVIDNLDMTLPTGTSLALLGRNGAGKSTLLQLIAGTMAPDRGEILSDGTISWPVGFGGSFHRELTGAQNCRFIARIYGVDTEGLQAFVEDFAELGRHFHMPVRSYSSGMRSRLAFGISMGIRFDTYLVDEVTAVGDAAFRRKSRAVFVERVKNASAILVSHDMNQIRQFCNAGVVLEHGQLRYFEDLDEGIKFHEALMR is encoded by the coding sequence ATGATCGTCTTCCAGAACGTGACCAAAAGCTTCATGGTGCGGGGCACCCGGAAGGTCGTGATCGACAACCTCGACATGACGCTGCCGACCGGCACCTCGCTGGCGCTGCTGGGGCGCAATGGTGCGGGCAAGTCGACCCTCTTGCAGTTGATTGCCGGCACCATGGCGCCGGACCGGGGCGAGATCCTGTCCGACGGCACCATTTCCTGGCCGGTGGGCTTCGGCGGATCGTTTCACCGCGAGCTGACCGGGGCGCAGAACTGCCGGTTCATCGCGCGGATCTACGGCGTCGACACCGAAGGGCTGCAGGCTTTCGTCGAGGATTTCGCCGAGCTTGGCCGCCATTTCCACATGCCGGTGCGCAGCTATTCGTCGGGGATGCGGTCGCGGCTAGCCTTCGGCATCTCGATGGGCATCCGTTTCGACACCTACCTCGTGGACGAGGTCACCGCCGTGGGCGACGCCGCCTTCCGCCGCAAGAGCCGCGCGGTTTTTGTCGAGCGCGTGAAAAACGCCAGTGCCATCCTCGTCAGTCACGACATGAACCAGATCCGCCAGTTCTGCAACGCAGGGGTCGTTCTGGAGCACGGCCAACTGCGCTATTTCGAAGATCTGGACGAAGGGATCAAATTCCACGAGGCGCTGATGCGCTGA
- a CDS encoding ABC transporter permease, translating into MALILREMSTRYGRSAGGYIWAVLEPLGVIVILALAFSLVFRAPALGSSFILFYASGYLPFHVYQTVSLYVSRSINFSRPLLFYPSVTWVDALLARFILNSLTGFMVAYLLLGGLILAIDTRIVLDVLPIVQALALTALLGLGMGALNCALIGLIQTWDVIWSIASRPLFLASGIFFIYEDMPRVVQQVLWYNPLIHINGILRTGLYPMYNADFASWEYVVGFSLVTMGAGLLLLHRFHKDILNDN; encoded by the coding sequence ATGGCGCTGATTCTGCGCGAAATGTCCACGCGCTACGGCCGGTCGGCCGGCGGCTATATCTGGGCTGTGCTGGAACCCCTCGGCGTGATCGTGATCCTTGCGCTGGCCTTCAGCCTCGTGTTCCGGGCGCCGGCGCTGGGGTCCAGCTTCATCCTGTTCTATGCCTCGGGCTACCTGCCCTTCCACGTCTACCAAACCGTCTCTCTGTACGTGTCCAGATCCATCAATTTCTCGCGCCCGCTGCTGTTTTATCCTTCGGTGACATGGGTGGATGCGCTGCTGGCCCGGTTCATCCTCAATTCGCTGACCGGGTTCATGGTCGCCTACCTGCTTCTTGGCGGCCTGATCCTGGCCATCGACACGCGCATCGTGCTGGACGTTCTACCGATCGTCCAGGCACTGGCGCTGACCGCGCTGCTGGGGCTGGGCATGGGGGCCCTGAACTGTGCGCTGATCGGCCTGATCCAAACGTGGGACGTGATCTGGTCGATTGCCTCGCGCCCGCTGTTCCTGGCATCTGGGATCTTCTTCATCTACGAGGACATGCCCCGCGTCGTGCAGCAGGTCCTGTGGTACAATCCACTCATCCATATCAACGGCATCCTGCGCACCGGCCTTTACCCGATGTACAATGCCGATTTCGCCTCGTGGGAGTATGTCGTCGGGTTCTCTCTGGTGACAATGGGCGCCGGGCTGCTGCTGCTGCACCGCTTCCACAAGGACATCCTGAACGACAACTGA
- a CDS encoding glycosyltransferase: MEQGTGQGGTDRRRLVAVVVTYNRLAQLKVTLSRLLAVPPADLAAVVVVDNASTDGTGDWLQTQHDSRLDLRPLPDNRGGAGGFEAGMKAAMADHAPDWIVVMDDDARPQEGALAAFHAMDLDGWDAAAAAVFFPDGRICEMNRPSRNPFWHLPIFLRTVFRVGRRSGFHLGAPDYAAGAAPIRIDITSFVGFFVSATMVEKIGYPDPSLFVYGDDGIYTLGLSRAGGRIGFLPSVRFEHDCSTLSDDGRFRPLWKVYYYHRNLLILYRLAAGWIFWPLLLVVLPKWLWKGRAHGGQRRAFYRLLGRAIRDGLLGTRGVPHREILKLAE; the protein is encoded by the coding sequence GTGGAACAGGGTACAGGCCAGGGCGGCACGGACCGGCGGCGGCTGGTGGCGGTTGTCGTCACCTACAACCGGCTTGCCCAGCTCAAGGTGACGTTGTCCCGGCTGCTGGCGGTCCCTCCGGCGGATCTTGCGGCGGTGGTCGTGGTCGACAACGCCAGCACGGACGGAACCGGCGACTGGCTACAAACACAGCACGATTCGCGGCTGGACCTGAGGCCTCTGCCCGACAACCGCGGCGGGGCAGGGGGCTTCGAGGCGGGGATGAAAGCGGCGATGGCCGATCACGCCCCCGACTGGATCGTCGTTATGGACGACGACGCCCGCCCTCAGGAGGGTGCGTTAGCCGCCTTTCATGCCATGGATCTCGACGGGTGGGATGCGGCGGCGGCGGCTGTCTTCTTTCCCGACGGCCGGATCTGCGAGATGAACCGGCCCTCGCGCAATCCGTTCTGGCATCTGCCGATCTTCCTGCGGACGGTGTTCCGGGTGGGGCGGCGCAGCGGTTTTCACCTCGGCGCGCCGGACTACGCGGCAGGGGCCGCGCCGATCCGCATCGACATCACCTCTTTCGTGGGGTTCTTCGTCTCGGCGACCATGGTGGAGAAGATCGGCTACCCGGACCCCTCGCTGTTCGTCTACGGTGACGATGGCATCTATACGCTGGGGCTGAGCCGCGCGGGGGGAAGGATCGGCTTCCTGCCGTCAGTCCGCTTCGAGCACGATTGTTCGACACTGTCCGACGATGGCCGGTTCCGGCCCCTGTGGAAGGTCTACTACTACCACCGCAACCTTTTGATTCTCTACCGGCTGGCGGCGGGTTGGATATTCTGGCCACTGCTCCTTGTGGTGCTGCCCAAGTGGCTTTGGAAAGGTCGCGCGCATGGCGGTCAGCGCCGGGCGTTCTACCGGTTGCTGGGCCGCGCGATCCGCGACGGCCTGCTGGGGACCCGGGGCGTGCCGCACCGCGAAATCCTGAAGCTGGCCGAATAG
- the rfbA gene encoding glucose-1-phosphate thymidylyltransferase RfbA codes for MRKGIILAGGSGTRLYPITIGVSKQLLPIYDKPMIYYALSVLMLAGIREIAIITTPEDADQFRRTLGDGSQWGLRFSYLVQPSPDGLAQAYLLARDFLSGSPSAMVLGDNIFFGHGLPEILSAADARTEGGTVFGYRVADPERYGVVDFDTAGRARSIIEKPAVPPSPYAVTGLYFLDGTAPERAAEVRPSARGELEITTLLQSYLDDGSLKVEQMGRGFAWLDTGTHGSLLDAGNFVRTLSQRQGLQVGSPEEIAFGHGWITAEQLRERAAKFSKNSYGEYLLGLLRKV; via the coding sequence ATGCGCAAAGGGATCATTCTCGCAGGGGGCAGCGGCACGCGGCTTTACCCGATCACCATCGGGGTCTCGAAGCAGTTGCTGCCGATCTACGACAAGCCGATGATCTATTACGCGCTCTCGGTGCTGATGCTGGCCGGGATTCGCGAGATCGCGATCATCACCACGCCCGAGGATGCGGACCAGTTTCGGCGCACCCTTGGCGATGGCAGCCAATGGGGGCTGCGCTTCAGCTATCTTGTCCAGCCCAGCCCCGACGGGCTGGCGCAGGCCTATCTTCTGGCCCGCGACTTCCTGTCCGGGTCGCCCTCGGCCATGGTGCTGGGCGACAACATCTTTTTCGGCCATGGATTGCCAGAGATCCTGTCTGCCGCCGATGCCCGTACGGAAGGCGGCACCGTCTTTGGCTACCGGGTCGCCGACCCCGAACGGTACGGGGTTGTCGATTTCGACACGGCGGGCCGCGCCCGGTCGATCATCGAGAAACCCGCAGTGCCGCCCTCCCCCTATGCTGTCACCGGCCTTTACTTTCTGGACGGCACAGCGCCTGAACGCGCGGCAGAGGTGCGCCCCTCCGCGCGCGGTGAACTTGAGATCACCACGCTGTTGCAATCCTACCTCGATGACGGGTCGCTGAAGGTCGAACAGATGGGTCGCGGCTTTGCCTGGCTCGACACCGGGACACATGGCTCCCTGCTGGATGCCGGAAACTTCGTCCGAACCCTGTCACAACGGCAGGGCCTGCAGGTCGGCAGCCCCGAGGAGATAGCCTTCGGCCACGGCTGGATCACAGCGGAGCAATTGCGCGAGCGTGCCGCGAAGTTCTCGAAGAACAGCTATGGCGAGTACTTGCTGGGTTTGCTCAGAAAGGTCTGA
- a CDS encoding ParB/RepB/Spo0J family partition protein → MSRKRRIFDITLPEDDEAVQPSDQPGDMPDPTGEAGMRRGPMASAIAENAEAVKARRTAVESIRAENDALAHEYVALREAGHVVSAVLLAEVHTSMLVRDRMPGDDPELVDLVASIRDLGLSNPIRILPRPDGGFELVQGYRRLSAYRMLLEETGDDAWSRIPALVLPGEPDISSLYRRMVDENVIRKNLSFAEMAYAARNYAADPATDADDVAAAVAALFQSAPYSKRSYIRSFSMLLDSLSDVLAFPTEIPRALGVTLARQIKDRPEVASQIRDALMGWSDRSAEDELGVLRRYADGEEPHKPLPATAPASAERPLRGGRTKTTFHIQSSAGQVKCTAGPGRLEIKVERDFSSIERARLERAIASLIDGLA, encoded by the coding sequence ATGAGCCGCAAGAGACGTATCTTCGATATTACGCTGCCCGAGGATGACGAAGCGGTTCAGCCCTCAGACCAGCCGGGGGACATGCCTGATCCCACTGGTGAGGCGGGGATGCGGCGCGGTCCCATGGCCAGCGCCATTGCGGAGAACGCCGAGGCGGTCAAGGCGCGCCGCACTGCCGTCGAGTCGATCCGCGCCGAGAACGACGCATTGGCCCATGAATATGTTGCCTTGCGCGAGGCCGGTCATGTCGTCTCTGCCGTGCTGCTGGCAGAGGTGCACACCTCAATGCTGGTGCGCGACCGTATGCCCGGCGACGATCCTGAACTGGTCGACCTTGTCGCGTCGATCCGGGACCTCGGGCTCTCCAACCCGATCCGTATCCTGCCTCGCCCGGACGGCGGTTTCGAACTGGTGCAGGGCTATCGCCGGCTGTCGGCCTACCGCATGTTGCTGGAGGAAACGGGGGACGACGCCTGGTCCCGTATTCCTGCGCTCGTCCTGCCCGGTGAGCCGGATATTTCCAGCCTCTATCGCCGCATGGTGGATGAGAACGTCATCCGCAAGAACCTGTCCTTTGCGGAGATGGCCTATGCCGCGCGGAACTATGCCGCCGACCCGGCAACCGACGCGGACGACGTTGCGGCGGCAGTTGCCGCGCTGTTCCAGTCCGCGCCTTATTCCAAGCGCAGTTACATCCGCAGCTTCTCGATGCTTCTGGACAGCCTGTCGGATGTGCTGGCCTTCCCGACAGAGATCCCGCGCGCCCTTGGCGTCACGCTTGCGCGCCAGATCAAGGACAGGCCGGAGGTTGCGTCCCAGATCCGTGATGCGCTGATGGGCTGGAGCGACCGGAGCGCCGAGGATGAACTGGGCGTCCTGAGACGCTATGCTGATGGCGAGGAGCCGCATAAACCCTTGCCCGCGACAGCCCCCGCCAGCGCAGAGCGGCCTTTGCGGGGAGGACGAACCAAGACCACTTTTCATATCCAGAGTTCGGCGGGGCAGGTGAAATGCACGGCGGGCCCCGGGCGTCTGGAAATCAAGGTAGAGCGGGATTTCTCATCGATTGAACGGGCGCGGCTGGAGCGCGCGATTGCCTCGCTGATAGACGGGCTGGCTTGA